The Anabrus simplex isolate iqAnaSimp1 chromosome 1, ASM4041472v1, whole genome shotgun sequence genome window below encodes:
- the LOC136870892 gene encoding serine/arginine-rich splicing factor 4 — protein MPTAERRDSSERRALAEQTARRLIRGLYLDRRMPADERRDSSERRALTEQTGRRLTRGLSLDRRMSAGERRDSSERRALTEQTARRITRGLSLDRMMSAGERRDSSKRRSLTEQTTRRLTRELSLDRRMTEGERRYSSERRVLTEQTARRLTQGLSLDRRMTAGERRVSSERRALTEQTARRLTQGLSLDRRMSAGERRDSSKRRSLTEQTTRRLTRGLSLDRRISAGDRRDYTELTARRQNRGLSLNRRMSAAERRHSSERRASTEQTTQRLNPRSSLDRRTSSAERRDSSRALTEQTTRRLTRSSRITVTERKDSSKRRTLIRLSRSVFLERMNASNQRQHSNARSAVFERSATGTFDINRSMSMAETLIESLSFNKGELYSEISKPCFSNDETISVTNNFTSYASDSLIETFPQCRSSHAFNYKCTSILVRENPGNGSYEVFLTMEKKKRSSGKLHSHNFTSIIDIHENSSPDLLDSSSISGEIEPMSILQNVDAVGSEFNGLFSAHSQAAQYWRDALSKEPYTVTGTVDQNRDHKVDDKPTRLEDNFLNAFLGGGTAAMALMLSMKIK, from the exons ATGCCAACAGCTGAGCGGAGAGATTCTTCCGAGCGAAGGGCTTTGGCTGAACAGACAGCTCGACGACTAATCCGAGGATTATATTTGGACAGAAGGATGCCAGCAGATGAGAGGCGAGATTCTTCTGAACGAAGAGCTTTGACTGAACAGACAGGTCGACGACTAACTCGAGGATTATCTTTGGACAGAAGGATGTCAGCAGGTGAGAGGCGAGATTCTTCTGAACGAAGAGCTTTGACTGAACAGACAGCTCGACGAATAACTCGAGGTTTATCTTTGGACAGAATGATGTCAGCAGGTGAGAGGCGAGATTCTTCTAAACGAAGATCTTTGACTGAACAGACTACTCGACGACTAACCCGAGAATTATCTTTAGACAGAAGGATGACAGAAGGTGAGAGGCGATATTCTTCTGAACGAAGAGTTTTGACTGAACAGACAGCTCGACGACTAACCCAAGGATTATCTTTGGACAGAAGGATGACAGCGGGTGAGAGGCGTGTTTCTTCTGAACGAAGAGCACTGACTGAACAGACAGCTCGACGACTAACCCAAGGATTATCTTTGGACAGAAGGATGTCAGCAGGTGAGAGGCGAGATTCTTCTAAACGAAGATCTTTGACTGAACAGACTACTCGACGACTAACCCGAGGGTTATCTTTGGACAGAAGGATATCAGCAGGTGATAGGCGAGATTATACTGAACTAACAGCTCGACGACAAAATCGAGGCTTATCTTTGAACAGGAGAATGTCAGCAGCTGAGAGGCGACATTCCTCTGAACGAAGAGCTTCGACTGAACAGACTACTCAACGACTAAACCCAAGGTCATCTTTGGACAGGAGAACGTCTTCTGCTGAGAGACGAGATTCTTCTAGAGCTTTGACTGAACAGACTACTCGTCGACTAACCCGAAGCTCGAGAATCACAGTAACTGAGAGGAAAGATTCATCAAAACGAAGAACACTTATACGACTTTCTCGAAGTGTGTTTTTGGAGAGGATGAATGCTTCAAACCAAAGGCAACATTCAAATGCACGTAGTGCTGTCTTTGAACGATCTGCCACCGGAACGTTCGACATAAACAGAAGTATGTCTATGGCTGAGACACTTATTGAAAGTTTATCTTTTAATAAGGGTGAATTGTATTCTGAAATCTCGAAGCCATGCTTTTCGAATGACGAAACGATATCAGTCACTAACAATTTTACTTCTTACGCTAGTGATTCACTCATTGAAACCTTTCCGCAATGCAGATCATCTCATGCCTTTAATTATAAATGCACAAGTATACTGGTGAGAGAAAATCCTGGAAATGGGTCTTATGAAGTATTCTTAACgatggaaaagaagaagagatCTTCTGGAAAGTTACATTCTCATAACTTCACATCTATCATCGATATTCATGAAAATTCGTCTCCAGATTTACTGGATTCAAGTTCAATTAGCGGAGAGATCGAACCTATGTCGATTCTACAGAATGTGGACGCCGTGGGTAGTGAGTTCAATGGCCTCTTCTCTGCACACTCGCAAGCAGCGCAATATTGGAGGGATGCTCTCTCAAAGGAG CCCTACACTGTAACTGGAACCGTGGACCAAAACCGTGATCACAAAGTGGATGATAAACCGACAAG GTTGGAAGATAATTTCCTGAACGCCTTCCTTGGAGGAGGTACTGCAGCTATGGCTCTAATGCTCTCCATGAAGATCAAGTAA